Proteins from a genomic interval of Shewanella seohaensis:
- a CDS encoding TVP38/TMEM64 family protein, which produces MKRLYKAIFIVFILLVLMFAAQQGLFEHVTDSNWVAHFIAAQGAYALAVLLMVGALFTAVGGPRQVIAFVFGFALGGIYGGLFSTLAALLGCVLAFYTARLTIRSSLQRRFGNRLQKFEALIIHRTWLKVLMIRLLPVGSNLLTNLFAGATHIPAGGFMFGSVLGYLPQMLIFSFAGAGIGLSDHNQLGISIGLFIISSLIGAYLYRSSLRKQVDELEN; this is translated from the coding sequence ATGAAGCGACTCTATAAGGCGATTTTTATCGTCTTTATTTTGCTGGTGTTAATGTTTGCGGCCCAGCAAGGGTTATTCGAGCATGTGACCGATAGCAATTGGGTGGCACACTTTATTGCCGCTCAAGGGGCTTATGCGCTGGCGGTATTGCTGATGGTTGGCGCCTTGTTTACCGCTGTCGGTGGGCCGAGGCAGGTGATCGCCTTTGTATTCGGCTTTGCCCTCGGTGGCATCTATGGTGGTTTATTTTCCACCTTAGCGGCATTGCTGGGTTGCGTGCTGGCGTTTTATACCGCGAGATTAACCATTCGAAGCAGTCTGCAACGACGTTTTGGCAATCGTTTACAAAAGTTTGAGGCGTTGATCATTCATCGGACTTGGTTAAAAGTCTTAATGATCCGTTTGTTGCCCGTGGGGAGTAATCTGCTGACGAATCTGTTTGCGGGGGCGACACATATCCCCGCAGGGGGATTTATGTTTGGCAGCGTGCTGGGTTATTTGCCGCAGATGCTGATATTCAGTTTTGCGGGCGCGGGCATTGGCTTGTCCGATCATAACCAACTGGGGATCAGTATCGGGCTGTTTATTATCTCGAGTCTCATCGGTGCTTACCTTTACCGTTCTAGCCTGCGAAAGCAGGTGGATGAATTGGAAAACTAA